From Brachionichthys hirsutus isolate HB-005 unplaced genomic scaffold, CSIRO-AGI_Bhir_v1 contig_405, whole genome shotgun sequence, the proteins below share one genomic window:
- the LOC137914668 gene encoding pyridoxal-dependent decarboxylase domain-containing protein 1-like encodes MVDATLAEVGRNLSDAMSFLGDGERELEAGSERRSFSGAIIPGPLQGDGQDAATILHLVHNLMHEEEEEEEEEDPPSQQYENGSAYFHEDGRDGLVKVCRLAIHTHFEEYASEGYGVLGSKQPVVYHSASGRPGLGQHLCSQLGLPLSSLCAAPCNTVFGSQHQMDVALLDKLIREDIEAGRLPLLLIANAAPRSGGKALYKCSPFTIYKLARLKDLCEQYNIWLHVGGVNLATLVAGQVTSAILAAARCDSMTLTPGPWLGLPAVAAVTLYRHENPALSLAAGLTSSQPVAKLRALPLWLSLQYLGHNGIVQKVTHAAALVSMTDLKPIKVHQL; translated from the exons atggtGGACGCCACGCTTGCTGAAGTCGGCAGGAACCTCAGTGACGCTATGAGCTTCCTGGGCGATGGAGAGag AGAACTGGAGGCGGGAtcagagaggcggagcttcagcgGAGCGATCATCCCTGGACCGCTGCAGGGAGA CGGTCAGGATGCTGCCACCATCCTGCACCTCGTTCATAACCTCAtgcatgaagaggaggaggaggaggaagaagaggacccGCCCAGCCAACA GTATGAGAACGGCTCCGCCTACTTCCATGAGGATGGCAGGGACGGCCTCGTCAAAGTGTGCCGGCTGGCCATTCACACTCATTTTGAAGAATATGCCTCTGAGGGATACGGAGTGCTCGGCTCCAAACAGCCCGTCGTCTACCACAGCGCCTCCGGCAGGCCAGGGCTGGGACAGCACTTGTGCAGCCAG CTCGGCCTCCCGCTCTCCAGCCTGTGTGCGGCCCCCTGCAACACTGTCTTCGGATCGCAGCACCAGATG GATGTTGCGCTGTTGGACAAACTGATCCGAGAGGACATCGAGGCCGGGAGGCTCCCGTTGCTGCTGATCGCCAATGCAG cgccgcgaagcggtggaaaggcgctatataagtgcagtccatttaccatttacaagTTGGCTCGTCTGAAGGACCTCTGTGAGCAGTACAACATATGGCTCCATGTTGGGGG GGTCAACCTGGCAACCCTGGTGGCGGGTCAGGTCACCTCAGCTATCCTG gCAGCAGCCAGGTGTGACAGTATGACCCTCACCCCCGGTCCGTGGCTGGGCCTGCCTGCTGTGGCCGCCGTCACCCTCTACAGACACGAAAACCCAGCTCTG TCTCTAGCAGCAGGTTTGACCTCCAGCCAGCCGGTGGCCAAACTCCGAGCTCTTCCCCTCTGGCTCTCCTTGCAGTACCTCGGTCACAATGGAATTGTGCAAAAGGTCACACACGCTGCTGCTCTGGTGAGCATGACTGACCTAAAACCGATCAAAGTGCATcaactctga